The sequence below is a genomic window from Cedecea neteri.
CTTGAGAAGAGTAGCGGATGGTCGGGATCTGGCTGTCGCCGCTGCCGGCAATAATACGTGCGTTACCGGACACCTGTGCACAGTCACAAACCCAGACATTGTTCTCTGCATTGCCTTCAATTACGGCGTTATCAAAAATGGCTGAGCGGTGTTCGACAAAGGCGTTGTTCACGCGGGCGTGGCCGTAGATTTGCGCCTGATGGACGATGCGTGAGGCCAGCACCGTGGCGTTCCCGTAGATTTGCAGCCGCATTTCTGTATCTTCGGTCAGCCCCAGCACGGCAATCACCTGGCTCTGCTGCAACACGCGGGCCGAGCCAGAAATAAAGCATTCGCCGCTGATGCGGGAATCCTCGACCCGCGCGTTGCCTCCCACTTTTGCGCGATGGCAGATTTCAGACTCACCGCGGATTTTGGCGTCGTCTTCAACGCGTGCACCGTTCCAGGCCAGGGCGTCAGGCTCAAGCCAGCAGCTTCCCGCGTGGCTTAAGTTCGCTTCTTCTTCAATCCAGCCGCCGCATTGCCCGGCCACGACGTTGCCGAAAGCGTAAAGCGCCTCAATTTGCCAGAGTCGAACTTGCCGCTGTTCGCCATCATGCTGATAATCATGAAGCCGTGAAACGTCCGTAAGCCGATATTTTTTCATGGTGATTTCTCGCTGTGCACTGCTGATAAACGTAGCAGGTAATTCACCGGCGTAGCGTTTGGCGGCGTAATCGCATAAAATGCATTTAAAATACATTTTAAAAAATAAACAAAATGAATAAACCGACCACCGGCAGCTTTATCAATCTTCCCGCAGGCTACTTTGGCATGGTGCTGGGCATCATCGGCATGGGGTTTGCGTGGCGATATGCCGCCACGATTTGGCCGGTGCCGTCTTTTATCGGTGAGACGCTGGTGGCGCTTGCCGCAGGCATCTGGCTGCTGCTGGCGTTAGCGTTCGTGACGCGTCTGGTGCGCTACCCGCACAGCGTGCTGGCAGAAATTCATCATCCTTTAATGAGCAGCTTCGTGAGCCTGTTCCCGGCGACGACCATGCTGGTGGCCATCGGCGTGGCCCCTTATCTACGCCCGCTCGCCGCAGTGATGTTTGGCTTTGGTGCCGTGGTGCAGCTTTGTTATGCCGCCTGGCAATCCGCCGGATTATGGCGGGGCACGCACCCGCAGGATGCCACGACGCCGGGGCTGTATTTGCCCACCGTCGCCAATAATTTTATCAGCGCGATGGCCTGCGGCGCGTTGGGTTATCACGACCTGGGGATCTTGTTCCTTGGGGCCGGTGTGTTTTCCTGGCTCAGTCTGGAACCGGCGATTTTGCACCGTATGCGCAGCGCCGGGGAACTGCCCACGCCGGTGCGCACATCGCTGGGCATTCAGCTTGCCCCTGCCTTGGTGGCCTGCAGCGCTTACCTTGCCGTGAATGGCGGCGTGACGGATTTCTTTGCCAAAATGCTGTTTGGCTACGGCCTGCTGCAACTGCTTTTCATGCTGCGCTTAATGCCCTGGTACCTGGCGCAGCCGTTCAATGCTTCTTTCTGGAGTTTCTCATTCGGTATTTCTGCGCTGGCCACCACGGCGCTCCATCTGAGCGCGGGCAGCGGGGACGGGCTGTTTCACGTCATTGCCGTGCCGCTGTTTATTTTTACTAATGTGATTATCGGCCTGCTGCTGGCGCGTACTTTTATCCTGCTAATGCAGGGAAAATTGATTCTGCGCACCGCGCGGCCTGAAAAAAAGGATCTGTCATGACCGAGAAGTCTGAAAGCTATTACAGCGAAAAATACGGCTTAACTGCCACACATTCTGATGTACTGAACGCCGTGAAGTACGTTGCGCCAGGCAAAACGCTGGATCTTGGCTGCGGCGGCGGGCGCAACAGCCTGTACCTGAACCAGAAAGGGTTCGACGTCACCGCCTGGGATAAAAACCCGATGAGCATCGCCAGGCTGAATCAGATTATCGAAACAGAAGGGCTGAAAAACATTGTCACCGCCGAGGCTGACCTTAACCAGCTGAGCTTTGACGGCGAGTACGACTTTATTCTCTCCACCGTGGTGATGATGTTCCTCGAGCGAAGCACGATCCCAGGGCTTATCGCCAATATGCAGCGCTGCACCAAACCCGGCGGCTACAACCTGATTGTGGCGGCCATGGATACCGAGGATTTCCCGTGCACGGTCGGCTTCCCGTTTGCCTTTAAAGAGGGGGAGCTGCGGAACTACTACGAAGGATGGGAACTGATTAAATACAACGAAGATGTGGGGCAGTTGCACAAGACCGATGAGAACGGCAACCGCATCAAGCTGCGTTTTGCCACGATGCTGGCGCGTAAGAAGTAAATGTAAAAATTAACCCTCACCCCGTCCCTCTCCCTGGAAGGGAGAGGGGGAATTAAAGCGTTCTCTGTATGAATTCCCTCTCCCTTAGGGGAGAGGGTTAGGGTGAGGGGAAAATTACTTCGCCGCCAG
It includes:
- the ydcK gene encoding YdcK family protein, producing the protein MKKYRLTDVSRLHDYQHDGEQRQVRLWQIEALYAFGNVVAGQCGGWIEEEANLSHAGSCWLEPDALAWNGARVEDDAKIRGESEICHRAKVGGNARVEDSRISGECFISGSARVLQQSQVIAVLGLTEDTEMRLQIYGNATVLASRIVHQAQIYGHARVNNAFVEHRSAIFDNAVIEGNAENNVWVCDCAQVSGNARIIAGSGDSQIPTIRYSSQVYGNALIEGDCVLKHRVQVYGNAALIGGPVLLDNNVQVYGEAKVMGNVLIENNVQIYDEAAVEGFGGELIHLRGMKDINGAQRITRTPFYGIF
- the tehA gene encoding dicarboxylate transporter/tellurite-resistance protein TehA — its product is MNKPTTGSFINLPAGYFGMVLGIIGMGFAWRYAATIWPVPSFIGETLVALAAGIWLLLALAFVTRLVRYPHSVLAEIHHPLMSSFVSLFPATTMLVAIGVAPYLRPLAAVMFGFGAVVQLCYAAWQSAGLWRGTHPQDATTPGLYLPTVANNFISAMACGALGYHDLGILFLGAGVFSWLSLEPAILHRMRSAGELPTPVRTSLGIQLAPALVACSAYLAVNGGVTDFFAKMLFGYGLLQLLFMLRLMPWYLAQPFNASFWSFSFGISALATTALHLSAGSGDGLFHVIAVPLFIFTNVIIGLLLARTFILLMQGKLILRTARPEKKDLS
- the tehB gene encoding tellurite resistance methyltransferase TehB, which codes for MTEKSESYYSEKYGLTATHSDVLNAVKYVAPGKTLDLGCGGGRNSLYLNQKGFDVTAWDKNPMSIARLNQIIETEGLKNIVTAEADLNQLSFDGEYDFILSTVVMMFLERSTIPGLIANMQRCTKPGGYNLIVAAMDTEDFPCTVGFPFAFKEGELRNYYEGWELIKYNEDVGQLHKTDENGNRIKLRFATMLARKK